In the Podospora pseudocomata strain CBS 415.72m chromosome 5, whole genome shotgun sequence genome, one interval contains:
- a CDS encoding hypothetical protein (EggNog:ENOG503P5N9), whose protein sequence is MDAQVPQMIRQEVDNYRLEWEKLRDYLYALFPEYTEYIELETHRNDVYIAWIPNELTPTEMNHIYTNLRTRRKRIR, encoded by the exons ATGGATGCCCAAGTCCCGCAGATGATCAGACAAGAGGTTGATAATTACAGGCTAGAATGGGAGAAACTCCGTGACTACCTTTATGCTTTGTTTCCAGAGTACACCGAATACATCGAACTTGAG ACACATAGAAACGACGTCTATATCGCCTGGATCCCCAATGAATTGACACCAACCGAGATGAACCATATTTACACCAATCTCAGGACGCGCAGGAAGAGGATTCGGTAA
- a CDS encoding hypothetical protein (EggNog:ENOG503Q4Q1), whose protein sequence is MSTPSTMVDCYDQLESCCDFAEAWPSNLFRSKCFRHTSQSYRKRIAEVQERLFDPNPEYALVEFLEAFHGEHGFHSTKCNNLVDLKRHLRINRKDPICRHVFFEAEHSRAPLDCSKEMFVFSMSFLQVMAPFVDLLLGFGQSQNRKEFHYTSFRHENYLVASKVQDFEIPRLGRSGLEIKLCYNLWSVETSVGNNSAGSFRQTALYHSFDLRSGRSLWVNISVNAEMKNRITDAASSYEELTTEALVDIQGSFSASLTTHLVAFEWCSENWRQYITKLETTLRAIINKVQRAPVGKMESTLALDTKNLLKALKAPISSSQIVESNLVTSPDLVNPGSPASPFNSTRTFTRRSTLKSAVISPLNTRASTNLTATSMQSFPGSPVRRETFSPILGCPPESSTEKKGRRIHHDQDPFDMLKDISLEKLQELNGIGADLHTAGLVMKLDSDVLRDVMRHYQSLVEAEEFPANLKACRPVLAEFSRRATSIVRALEMEQTRIATLMLLFHDGRGLFEHVLQFRNLEQSKLFNATANISQQRMEEFTEQMHKSTLNMESVTESMHVIAQKTEKDTSSMHVITIVTLLFLPGTFVAVRLGLPTLIAHAFTTLLTYSQTFFGSGLFQWDEANPEMSFPIWKGEFFKLFAKICFPLMGATITIWCFVSYLPFWRECLRACWNRLRACWNRKKLADEEQGTTAMGVAERELKLK, encoded by the exons ATGTCTACCCCGAGCACCATGGTCGACTGTTACGACCAGCTTGAATCCTGCTGTGACTTCGCAGAAGCATGGCCTTCGAACCTTTTCCGCTCAAAATGCTTTCGACACACTTCGCAGTCATATCGAAAGCGAATCGCCGAGGTGCAAGAGCGGCTTTTTGATCCCAATCCTGAATATGCCTTGGTGGAGTTCCTTGAAGCATTTCATGGGGAACATGGCTTCCATTCAACAAAGTGCAATAACCTGGTTGACTTAAAGCGACATCTCCGAATCAACCGTAAAGACCCGATATGTCGACATGT ATTCTTCGAAGCCGAACACTCCCGAGCACCTCTAGACTGTTCAAAAGAGATGTTTGTATTCAGCATGTCGTTTCTTCAAGTCATGGCTCCTTTTGTGGACCTCCTACTGGGCTTTGGGCAGTCGCAGAACAGGAAGGAGTTCCATTATACATCTTTCCGTCACGAGAACTATCTAGTGGCGTCAAAAGTCCAGGATTTCGAAATTCCACGGCTGGGTCGATCTGGTCTGGAGATCAAGCTCTGTTACAATCTATGGAGCGTGGAGACATCTGTTGGAAACAACTCAGCGGGTTCATTCCGACAGACAGCCCTCTATCACTCCTTCGACCTCCGGTCTGGCCGGTCACTTTGGGTAAACATCAGCGTTAATGCCGAGATGAAAAATCGGATCACCGACGCGGCGAGTTCATATGAGGAATTAACAACGGAGGCGTTGGTAGACATCCAAGGCTCTTTCTCCGCAAGTCTTACTACCCACCTTGTTGCTTTCGAGTGGTGTTCAGAGAACTGGCGTCAATATATTACCAAACTGGAAACGACTTTGCGAGCAATAATCAACAAGGTACAGCGTGCTCCCGTCGGGAAAATGGAGAGCACTCTTGCGCTGGATACCAAAAATCTTCTCAAGGCACTCAAGGCTCCTATAAGCTCTTCACAAATAGTCGAGTCGAACTTGGTCACTTCCCCCGATCTTGTCAACCCAGgaagcccagccagccccttCAATTCCACGCGAACCTTCACTCGGCGGAGTACATTGAAGTCAGCGGTTATCAGTCCGCTGAACACAAGAGCGTCTACTAATTTGACTGCAACAAGTATGCAGTCCTTCCCGGGTTCCCCTGTCCGGCGAGAAACATTCTCGCCCATACTTGGTTGCCCACCGGAATCATCAACTGAGAAGAAGGGCCGAAGAATCCACCATGATCAAGATCCGTTTGACATGTTGAAAGACATTTCACTTGAGAAGTTACAAGAGCTCAACGGAATTGGAGCGGATCTGCATACCGCTGGCCTCGTGATGAAGTTGGACTCCGACGTCCTTCGTGATGTAATGAGACATTATCAAAGCCTCGTTGAAGCGGAAGAGTTTCCAGCGAACCTCAAGGCTTGTAGGCCAGTGCTTGCTGAGTTCTCTCGACGCGCCACGTCGATTGTGAGAGCCCTAGAGATGGAGCAGACACGGATTGCAACGCTGATGCTCCTCTTCCATGATGGCAGGGGACTG TTTGAGCATGTCCTCCAGTTTCGCAACCTGGAACAGAGCAAGCTGTTTAATGCGACTGCCAATATAAGCCAACAGCGGATGGAGGAATTCACGGAGCAAATGCACAAATCGACACTCAATATGGAGTCAGTGACCGAAAGCATGCATGTAATAGCGCAGAAGACCGAGAAGGACACATCTTCGATGCATGTGATCACTATTGTCACCCTTCTCTTCCTACCTGGAACCTTCGTTGCCGTAAGACTCGGCCTGCCGACTTTGATCGCCCATGCATTCACAACTTTACTAACATACAGCCAGACATTCTTCGGCAGCGGTTTATTCCAGTGGGATGAAGCGAATCCGGAAATGAGCTTTCCAATCTGGAAAGGGGAATTCTTCAAACTGTTTGCCAAGATATGCTTCCCCCTCATGGGCGCTACTATCACCATTTGGTGTTTCGTTTCCTATCTGCCTTTTTGGAGGGAGTGCTTGCGAGCATGCTGGAACAGATTGAGAGCATGTTGGAACAGAAAGAAGCTTGCGGACGAAGAGCAAGGAACAACCGCAATGGGTGTTGCGGAGAGGGAATTGAAGCTAAAATAG
- a CDS encoding hypothetical protein (EggNog:ENOG50KOG0660; COG:H) — MARWLDPFIGFQEEVPLLCSRGINGFGQEDSYIPYQALEKYWDPDKINEVLNSRKGELQNLDVETIQTSFLRIFSNLVFCTKHNAFRISYLSKFINNHIDDHNLPLLRDQHPHSDPAMAIFSTGEESLAAWEAFDKHQFMFNPFMLETKYRHNHPLAERCIVPWKRVGELSRSKNNSTVVEKFKINSDSGLGQLVETIAVKKICLRHDDEDLTREAEETFSNELVAYIGLKNNSSQEDASRYFLRYYGSFRQGGWGYVLLEYADKGSLTNFYAKNNMPYYSWQVYNVWKAMLNLLRGLELLHHFNNNDACPAVRGIHQDLKPSNIFVFEDREDLTEDKPPYKHKYIFKIGDFGLSSMRLRQTLHPDNKGTKMYGAPEITTPTTELRHLDGGATYKVDIWSMGCIYFEMLIWINSGEAGRDECLVKRLKEGGPDGAFHNRGKELAALKEMLELTLSCKRQCDDLTQPIAERIMLSMLCVDPCDRSKAKQLIREFQAILEKTAGGDNARNGPKPGTALTGTRTQPSHNSRGKAAHLSNAQPRAIYSTHPSGSPDLMTGYPSRVAANDHNKSEDGEDFGKAGHSLGPPLGPVQEPPAHRVHLSAAYRGDNPTSNSRTPLRSHRTLASAHGMPHSNQHNLEDVAVPLFGGQRPPSSALSPTHNQGLRQAFFVTQRPLSVDSGRAADRHLGSIETMVGFQPAHSQPDTTSPVYSPRSTRQGKLPASRPSSDPTARRGEQDGPFVWDILVYKESSKKRKWPLGSSEHLLGQTDALKYQQDKEQIFIVGDSESMWEYWKSVVDTFEALSYLVKACDPDGIELYLISEPQKKKKANKNSTTDLVKFLRELKQPTKQNSNIESSFSRILENVKVTISDTASNSSRVSIFRPQSGAGISIYFFTDGVWDDDDKQGNPNIAHPIQNLIRQMQQNNHDRTKIMIQFIQFGNDPAGTRRLRYLDNGLKSKLDEFDIVDRKPWNSNVWKILIGSLNRNNDKDSDDEEQDVFHNAQEGDRLGIHDNSVASSSPLQTTWLPPRQTTRVSSNSQAHPTNCPFRIGRGECTCR; from the exons ATGGCCAGGTGGTTGGACCCATTCATCGGCTTCCAGGAAGAGGTCCCATTGCTCTGCTCACGGGGCATCAATGGCTTTGGCCAGGAAGATAGCTATATCCCTTACCAGGCGTTGGAAAAGTATTGGGATCCCGACAAGATCAACGAGGTGCTCAATTCCCGCAAAGGCGAGTTGCAAAACCTCGATGTCGAAACTATCCAGACAAGCTTTCTCcgcatcttctccaacctgGTTTTCTGTACGAAACATAACGCCTTCAGGATCAGCTATCTTTCCAAATTCATCAACAATCATATTGACGACCACAATCTTCCCCTATTGCGGGACCAGCATCCTCACTCTGACCCTGCCATGGCCATCTTTTCCACCGGAGAGGAAAGTCTCGCAGCATGGGAGGCGTTTGACAAGCACCAGTTCATGTTCAACCCCTTTATGCTGGAGACAAAGTACCGACACAACCATCCCCTGGCCGAGCGGTGTATCGTTCCGTGGAAACGCGTCGGTGAACTATCCAGGTCGAAAAACAACTCCACCGTCGTTGAGAAATTCAAGATCAACTCGGACAGCGGGTTGGGTCAATTGGTG GAAACCATTGCCGTGAAGAAGATTTGCCTACGacacgacgacgaagaccTCACACGCGAAGCCGAGGAAACGTTCTCAAACGAGCTGGTGGCATACATTGGGTTGAAGAACAACTCATCGCAAGAGGATGCATCACGATATTTCCTCCGATATTACGGCTCTTTCAGGcaggggggttggggctaTGTGCTCCTTGAATACGCCGACAAAGGAAGCTTGACAAACTTCTACGCTAAGAACAATATGCCCTACTACTCCTGGCAGGTGTACAATGTATGGAAAGCCATGCTGAATCTTCTCAGAGGCCTAGAGCTCCTTCACCATTTTAACAATAACGACGCCTGCCCTGCTGTGCGAGGCATCCATCAAGATCTCAAACCGTCCAATATCTTTGTGTTCGAGGACCGCGAAGACCTCACCGAAGACAAGCCGCCCTACAAGCACAAGTACATCTTCAAGATTGGCGACTTCGGGTTGAGCAGCATGCGCCTAAGGCAGACTCTCCACCCAGACAACAAAGGGACCAAGATGTACGGGGCACCAGAGATCACCACACCCACGACTGAACTTCGCCATTTAGATGGCGGTGCAACTTATAAGGTAGACATCTGGTCAATGGGGTGTATCTACTTCGAGATGCTCATTTGGATCAACTCTGGCGAGGCGGGGCGAGACGAGTGTCTGGTCAAACGTCTCAAAGAGGGCGGCCCTGATGGGGCATTTCACAACCGGGGAAAAGAGCTTGCCGCCCTCAAGGAGATGTTGGAGCTAACGCTCTCCTGCAAACGGCAATGTGACGACCTTACCCAGCCTATAGCTGAACGGATCATGCTGTCAATGCTATGCGTTGACCCTTGTGACAGATCGAAAGCCAAACAGCTTATACGAGAGTTTCAGGCGATCCTAGAAAAGACTGCTGGAGGAGACAACGCCCGCAATGGTCCGAAACCAGGTACGGCCCTTACAGGTACCCGCACTCAACCCAGTCACAACTCGCGTGGCAAAGCAGCCCATTTATCCAACGCTCAACCGCGCGCTATCTACAGTACTCATCCTTCGGGCTCACCCGATCTCATGACAGGATATCCTTCACGTGTTGCAGCAAACGATCACAACAAAAGCGAAGACGGCGAGGACTTTGGCAAGGCAGGCCATTCTCTTGGGCCACCGCTAGGGCCAGTACAAGAACCGCCCGCTCATCGCGTCCATCTTTCTGCCGCATATCGTGGCGACAACCCTACCTCTAACTCACGGACTCCGCTTAGGAGCCACCGTACCCTGGCCAGTGCGCATGGTATGCCACACTCCAATCAGCACAACCTTGAAGATGTTGCTGTTCCCTTATTTGGCGGACAGCgccctccatcatctgctCTTTCACCTACGCACAACCAAGGTCTAAGGCAGGCATTCTTTGTCACACAGCGGCCGTTGTCAGTCGATTCCGGAAGGGCAGCGGATAGGCATTTAGGTTCCATAGAAACCATGGTGGGCTTTCAGCCTGCCCACTCTCAGCCCGATACAACCTCGCCTGTTTACAGCCCCAGGTCAACCCGACAGGGGAAGTTGCCTGCCTCGAGACCAAGCAGTGATCCAACCGCCAGGCGTGGGGAACAGGATGGTCCTTTCGTCTGGGATATTCTTGTTTACAAAGAAAGtagcaagaagaggaaatgGCCACTTGGATCATCTGAACACTTGCTGGGACAAACCGACGCTCTGAAGTATCAGCAAGACAAAGAACAG ATATTCATCGTCGGTGACTCAGAAAGCATGTGGGAGTACTGGAAAAGTGTTGTGGATACTTTCGAGGCGCTGTCCTACCTGGTCAAGGCGTGTGATCCCGACGGCATTGAGCTCTATCTCATCTCGGAACcacagaagaagaagaaggcgaacAAGAACTCAACTACCGACCTTGTAAAATTTTTAAGAGAACTCAAACAGCCCACCAAGCAGAACAGCAACATCGAGTCGAGCTTCAGTCGTATCTTGGAGAACGTTAAGGTGACGATCTCGGACACGGCGAGCAATTCAAGCCGTGTGTCGATTTTCAGACCCCAATCTGGAGCTGGAATCAGCATCTATTTTTTTACCGATGGTGTGTgggacgatgacgacaagCAGGGGAACCCAAACATCGCTCACCCGATCCAAAATTTGATACGACAAATGCAGCAAAATAACCACGACCGAACCAAAATCATGATACAATTTATCCAGTTCGGTAACGACCCAGCTGGAACCAGGCGCCTGAGGTATCTTGACAACGGGCTCAAGTCAAAGCTGGATGAGTT TGACATCGTCGACCGCAAACCATGGAACAGCAATGTCTGGAAAATACTGATCGGAAGCCTCAACCGCAACAATGACAAGGACAGCGATGACGAAGAACAGGACGTATTCCACAACGCACAAGAGGGTGACAGATTGGGTATCCATGACAACAGTGTggcgagctcctcgcccttACAAACCACGTGGTTGCCTCCGAGACAGACCACCCGGGTCTCCTCGAACTCCCAGGCGCATCCCACGAATTGTCCATTCAGAATTGGACGAGGCGAGTGTACATGCCGTTAG